The following coding sequences are from one Streptomyces sp. NBC_01232 window:
- a CDS encoding SH3 domain-containing protein, with amino-acid sequence MSVENDSSQIQSLASGSGYPSYPVAPGSRLNVRSGPGTNYSVIDVLPYGATVTLRCQTDGTTVSGPYGTTAIWDCIGNGRFVSDAYVRTGSDGYVVTECG; translated from the coding sequence ATGTCGGTGGAGAACGATTCGAGCCAAATCCAGAGCCTTGCCTCCGGCTCCGGTTACCCGTCCTACCCGGTCGCTCCCGGCTCCCGGCTGAACGTCCGCAGCGGCCCCGGCACCAACTACTCGGTCATCGACGTCCTGCCGTACGGCGCGACCGTCACGCTCCGCTGCCAGACCGACGGCACCACCGTCTCGGGCCCGTACGGCACGACCGCCATCTGGGACTGCATCGGCAACGGCCGGTTCGTCTCCGACGCGTACGTGAGGACCGGCAGTGACGGCTATGTCGTCACCGAGTGCGGCTGA
- a CDS encoding ABC transporter ATP-binding protein, with product MMNNQADGDPAAVHARDLTVRRGTGRNPRTVLDSIAFDVPRGRITGLLGPSGCGKSTLMRAVVGTQAHVTGTLDVLGHPAGHPRLRSRIGYVTQAPSVYDDLTVRQNLEYFAAVLDPGRAAADRRADAVTRAITDVDLTTRAGALAGNLSGGQRSRVSLAVALLGTPELLVLDEPTVGLDPVLRRDLWNLFHDITATRGATILVSSHVMDEAERCHDLLLMREGRILAQDTPDALRARTHSATVEEGFLRLVDEANAHAATANAADTAALTPEQSR from the coding sequence ATGATGAATAACCAGGCGGACGGAGACCCCGCCGCCGTCCACGCCCGTGACCTCACCGTCCGCCGCGGCACCGGCCGCAACCCCCGCACCGTCCTCGACTCCATCGCCTTCGACGTCCCCCGCGGCCGCATCACCGGCCTCCTCGGCCCCTCCGGCTGCGGAAAATCCACCCTCATGCGCGCCGTCGTCGGCACCCAGGCCCACGTCACCGGAACCCTCGACGTCCTCGGCCACCCCGCCGGCCACCCCCGGCTCCGCTCCCGCATCGGCTACGTCACCCAGGCGCCCAGCGTCTACGACGACCTCACCGTCCGGCAGAACCTCGAATACTTCGCCGCCGTCCTCGACCCCGGCCGCGCCGCCGCCGACCGCCGGGCCGACGCCGTCACCCGCGCCATCACCGACGTCGACCTCACCACCCGCGCCGGCGCCCTCGCCGGCAACCTCTCCGGCGGCCAGCGCAGCCGCGTCTCCCTCGCCGTCGCCCTGCTCGGCACGCCCGAGCTCCTCGTCCTCGACGAACCCACCGTCGGCCTCGACCCCGTCCTGCGCCGCGACCTGTGGAACCTCTTCCACGACATCACCGCCACCCGCGGCGCGACGATCCTCGTCTCCTCCCACGTCATGGACGAGGCCGAACGCTGCCACGACCTGCTCCTCATGCGCGAGGGCCGCATCCTCGCCCAGGACACCCCCGACGCACTGCGCGCCCGTACCCACTCCGCCACCGTCGAAGAGGGCTTCCTGCGCCTGGTCGACGAAGCCAACGCGCACGCCGCCACCGCGAACGCCGCCGACACCGCGGCCCTCACCCCGGAGCAGAGCCGATGA
- a CDS encoding ABC transporter permease, which translates to MTATTAMSGARTGATAARVLRQLRHDPRSIALMLLVPVLMLTLLRFVFDGSPKTFDGIGASLLGIFPLITMFLVTSIATLRERTSGTLERLLAMPLGKGDLIAGYALAFGAVAVLQSVLATGLALWVLGLDVIGSPWLLLLVALLDALLGTALGLFVSAFAASEFQAVQFMPAVIFPQLLLCGLFAARDTMHPVLEGLSDVLPMSYAVDGMTQVLTHTDMTAAFVRDAAIVAACALLVLALGAVTLRRRTP; encoded by the coding sequence ATGACCGCCACGACCGCCATGAGCGGCGCCCGCACCGGCGCCACTGCCGCCCGCGTGCTGCGCCAGCTCCGCCACGACCCGCGCTCCATCGCGCTGATGCTCCTGGTCCCGGTACTGATGCTCACCCTGCTGCGCTTCGTCTTCGACGGCAGCCCCAAGACCTTCGACGGCATCGGCGCGTCACTGCTCGGGATCTTCCCCCTCATCACCATGTTCCTGGTGACCTCCATCGCCACCCTGCGCGAACGCACCTCCGGAACCCTGGAGCGCCTCCTCGCCATGCCGCTGGGCAAGGGCGACCTCATCGCCGGCTACGCCCTCGCCTTCGGCGCCGTCGCCGTCCTCCAGTCCGTCCTCGCCACCGGCCTCGCCCTCTGGGTCCTCGGCCTCGACGTCATCGGATCCCCCTGGCTGCTGCTCCTCGTAGCCCTGCTCGACGCACTCCTCGGCACCGCGCTCGGCCTGTTCGTCTCCGCCTTCGCGGCCTCCGAGTTCCAGGCCGTCCAGTTCATGCCGGCGGTGATCTTCCCGCAGCTCCTCCTCTGCGGCCTCTTCGCGGCCCGCGACACCATGCACCCGGTCCTCGAAGGCCTGTCCGACGTCCTGCCCATGTCCTACGCGGTCGACGGCATGACCCAGGTCCTCACCCACACCGACATGACCGCCGCATTCGTCCGCGACGCCGCGATCGTCGCCGCCTGCGCGCTGCTCGTACTCGCCCTCGGCGCGGTCACCCTCCGCCGCCGCACCCCCTGA
- the proC gene encoding pyrroline-5-carboxylate reductase: protein MTQTVAVLGTGKIGEALLSGMIRGGWPASKLLVTARRTERAEELRTRYGVEAVSNAEAAKRADTLILTVKPQDMAKLLDELAPHVPADRLVISGAAGVPTAFFEERLSTGTPVVRVMTNTPALVDEAMSVISAGSHATAAHLAHTEEIFGSVGKTLRVPESQQDAATALSGSGPAYFYFLVEAMTDAGILLGLPRAQAHDLIVQAAIGAAVMLRDSGEHPVKLREAVTSPAGTTINAIVELEKHGVRAALIAALEAARDRSRELASGNS from the coding sequence ATGACCCAGACAGTCGCAGTCCTCGGTACCGGAAAGATCGGCGAGGCCCTGCTCAGCGGAATGATCCGCGGCGGCTGGCCCGCCTCGAAACTCCTCGTCACCGCCCGCCGCACCGAACGGGCCGAGGAACTCCGCACCCGCTACGGGGTCGAGGCCGTCTCCAACGCCGAGGCCGCCAAGCGCGCCGACACCCTCATCCTCACCGTCAAGCCCCAGGACATGGCGAAGCTCCTCGACGAGCTCGCCCCGCACGTCCCCGCCGACCGCCTGGTGATCAGTGGCGCCGCCGGCGTGCCGACCGCCTTCTTCGAGGAACGGCTCAGCACGGGCACCCCCGTCGTCCGCGTCATGACGAACACCCCCGCCCTCGTCGACGAGGCCATGTCCGTCATCTCCGCCGGCAGCCACGCCACCGCGGCGCACCTCGCCCACACCGAGGAGATCTTCGGCAGCGTCGGCAAGACCCTGCGCGTCCCCGAGTCCCAGCAGGACGCGGCCACCGCCCTCTCCGGCTCCGGCCCCGCCTACTTCTACTTCCTCGTCGAGGCCATGACCGACGCCGGCATCCTCCTCGGCCTGCCCCGCGCGCAGGCCCACGACCTGATCGTCCAGGCCGCCATCGGCGCCGCCGTGATGCTCCGCGACAGCGGCGAGCACCCGGTCAAGCTCCGCGAGGCCGTCACCTCCCCGGCCGGTACGACGATCAACGCCATCGTCGAGCTGGAGAAGCACGGCGTGCGCGCCGCCCTCATCGCCGCCCTCGAAGCGGCCCGCGACCGCAGCCGCGAGCTCGCCTCCGGCAACAGCTGA
- the trpS gene encoding tryptophan--tRNA ligase: MTRIFSGIKPTGHLTLGNYLGAVRQWVAADHTPDSALFCVVDLHALTVEHEPARVRRLSRQAATLLLAAGLDPQRCTLFVQSHVDEHTRLAYLLECTATDGELRRMIQYKEKAARAQVSGEGVRLSLLTYPVLMAADILAYEATEVPVGEDQRQHVELTRDLAVRFNQRYGHTFTVPRATLPAVAARVMDLQDPTSKMGKSHQNTAGIVYLLDEPGVVRKKVMRAVTDSGDDGVLYDREARPGVANLLDILAACTGGDPAALADGYSGYGALKRDVADAVVELLGPVQERHAELAGDPAQVEKVLREGAGRARELARPVVDRAYRAIGLLEP; this comes from the coding sequence ATGACGAGGATCTTCAGCGGGATCAAGCCCACCGGACACCTGACGCTGGGGAACTACCTGGGCGCCGTGCGGCAGTGGGTCGCCGCCGACCACACGCCGGACTCCGCGCTGTTCTGCGTCGTCGATCTGCACGCACTGACCGTCGAGCACGAGCCGGCCCGCGTCCGGAGGCTGAGCCGGCAGGCGGCGACGCTCCTGCTGGCCGCTGGGCTGGATCCGCAGCGCTGCACCCTCTTCGTACAGAGCCATGTGGACGAGCACACGCGGCTGGCGTACCTGCTGGAGTGCACCGCCACGGACGGGGAGCTGCGGCGGATGATCCAGTACAAGGAGAAGGCGGCGAGGGCGCAGGTCTCCGGGGAGGGCGTCCGGCTGTCGCTTCTCACCTATCCCGTGCTGATGGCCGCCGACATCCTGGCGTACGAGGCCACAGAGGTGCCGGTCGGTGAGGACCAGCGGCAGCACGTCGAGCTGACCCGTGATCTCGCGGTGCGGTTCAACCAGCGTTACGGGCACACCTTCACCGTGCCGCGGGCCACGCTGCCGGCGGTGGCCGCGCGGGTCATGGACCTGCAGGACCCGACGTCGAAGATGGGGAAGTCGCACCAGAACACGGCGGGGATCGTCTACCTGCTCGACGAGCCCGGGGTCGTGCGCAAGAAGGTGATGCGGGCGGTCACCGACAGCGGGGACGACGGCGTGCTCTACGACCGGGAGGCGCGGCCGGGGGTCGCGAACCTGCTGGACATCCTGGCGGCGTGCACCGGGGGCGATCCGGCCGCGCTCGCCGACGGGTACAGCGGCTACGGGGCGCTCAAGCGGGACGTGGCCGACGCGGTGGTCGAGCTGCTGGGGCCGGTGCAGGAGCGGCACGCGGAGCTGGCGGGCGATCCGGCCCAGGTGGAGAAGGTGCTGCGGGAGGGCGCCGGGCGGGCCCGGGAGCTGGCGCGGCCGGTGGTGGACCGGGCGTACCGGGCCATCGGGTTGCTGGAGCCGTGA
- a CDS encoding HAD family hydrolase, which yields MGYDLVIFDNDGVLVDSEPLANSTLAGYLTELGHPTTYEESVRDYMGSAVHRVHDLVQERTGERLPADFDETLHARTVAAFEQELKPVPGVEEVLGALTAQGVAYCLASSGTHERIRVGHRVAGLDGWFEEEWIFSAQDVGQGKPSPDLYLHAARQMGVEPARCVVIEDSPLGIQAAVAAGMDVYAFTAMLPADRLPGATGHFGDMKQLNGLLGLEAGLGM from the coding sequence ATGGGCTACGACCTCGTCATCTTCGACAACGACGGCGTGCTGGTGGACAGCGAGCCGCTCGCCAACAGCACCCTCGCCGGGTATCTGACCGAGCTGGGGCACCCGACCACCTACGAGGAGTCGGTCCGCGACTACATGGGGTCCGCCGTGCACCGCGTGCACGACCTCGTCCAGGAGCGGACCGGGGAGCGGCTGCCGGCCGACTTCGACGAGACGCTGCACGCGCGGACCGTCGCCGCGTTCGAGCAGGAGCTGAAGCCCGTACCCGGCGTGGAGGAGGTGCTGGGGGCGCTGACCGCGCAAGGGGTCGCCTACTGCCTGGCCTCCTCCGGGACGCACGAGCGGATCCGGGTCGGACATCGGGTGGCCGGGCTCGACGGGTGGTTCGAAGAAGAGTGGATCTTCAGCGCGCAGGACGTCGGCCAGGGCAAGCCCTCTCCCGACCTGTACCTGCACGCGGCGCGGCAGATGGGCGTGGAGCCCGCCCGTTGCGTGGTCATCGAGGACAGTCCGCTCGGTATCCAGGCCGCCGTCGCCGCGGGCATGGACGTGTACGCGTTCACGGCGATGCTGCCCGCCGACCGGCTCCCCGGGGCCACCGGGCACTTCGGTGACATGAAGCAGCTCAACGGACTGCTCGGGCTGGAGGCCGGACTGGGTATGTGA
- a CDS encoding MFS transporter: MTDDVRLRRGRGALGFSFFVQGVAFALLVTRIPAIQDRYGISDGLLPAFLAAVPVLAGASSVATEHLVKRVAPSVVLRWAQPLVLLSLLGVGAGGRMWHVALALGVFGLSVGALDASMNMLGVSLQRAYGRSIMLGFHAAYSFGGILGASAAWAGAHWKLDLFVSYLPAVVVLLPLALLGSRRYVDAPETVTVTGPGAGEAAEKAAGKGLGSGGFKLLLPLCLVMACAYIGDSTVANWSAKYLQDVLGSSEQMATVPYNVYMVTTLVGRAVGDLGVRRFGAVAVVRGGTLVAAGGFAVVAVAPGAWVGMLGFTLLGIGLCVIVPQTFAAAGRLFPGASDTAVARLNIFNYVGFLIGSPLVGALGDAWSYRGAMLVPMLLVLVTLFHARSFGSEGARYGVRHERRAGDRAVDVGRGGNEV, translated from the coding sequence ATGACGGATGATGTGCGGCTTCGGCGTGGCCGGGGCGCTCTGGGGTTCAGTTTCTTCGTGCAAGGCGTTGCCTTCGCGCTGCTCGTGACGCGGATCCCGGCCATCCAGGACCGGTACGGGATATCCGACGGCCTGCTGCCCGCCTTCCTCGCGGCCGTGCCGGTCCTCGCGGGGGCGTCGAGCGTGGCCACCGAGCACCTGGTGAAGCGGGTCGCGCCCAGCGTCGTACTGCGGTGGGCGCAGCCGCTGGTGCTGTTGTCCCTGCTGGGTGTCGGCGCCGGCGGCCGGATGTGGCACGTGGCCCTCGCCCTGGGGGTGTTCGGGCTGTCGGTGGGTGCGCTGGACGCCTCGATGAACATGCTCGGGGTGAGCCTGCAGCGGGCGTACGGGCGCAGCATCATGCTGGGCTTCCACGCCGCGTACAGCTTCGGCGGGATCCTGGGGGCGTCGGCCGCGTGGGCGGGGGCGCACTGGAAGCTGGACCTGTTCGTCAGCTATCTGCCGGCCGTGGTCGTGCTGTTGCCGCTCGCGCTGCTGGGGAGCCGGCGCTACGTCGACGCGCCGGAGACGGTCACGGTGACGGGTCCGGGCGCGGGGGAAGCCGCGGAGAAGGCCGCCGGGAAGGGACTGGGCAGCGGCGGGTTCAAGCTGCTGCTGCCGCTGTGCCTGGTGATGGCGTGCGCGTACATCGGTGACTCGACGGTGGCGAACTGGAGTGCCAAGTACCTCCAGGACGTGCTCGGGAGCTCGGAGCAGATGGCGACCGTCCCCTACAACGTCTACATGGTGACCACGCTCGTCGGGCGGGCCGTCGGGGACCTGGGTGTGCGGCGCTTCGGGGCGGTGGCCGTGGTGCGGGGCGGGACGCTGGTGGCGGCCGGCGGGTTCGCGGTGGTGGCCGTGGCGCCGGGGGCGTGGGTGGGGATGCTCGGATTCACGCTGCTGGGGATCGGGCTGTGCGTGATCGTGCCGCAGACCTTCGCGGCCGCCGGGAGGCTGTTCCCCGGGGCGTCCGACACGGCCGTCGCCCGGCTCAACATCTTCAACTACGTCGGCTTCCTGATCGGGTCGCCGCTCGTCGGGGCGCTCGGCGATGCCTGGAGCTACCGGGGCGCGATGCTGGTGCCGATGCTGCTGGTCCTGGTGACCTTGTTCCATGCCCGTTCGTTCGGCTCGGAGGGCGCCCGATACGGTGTCCGCCATGAGCGGCGAGCCGGTGACCGGGCTGTTGATGTGGGACGAGGCGGTAACGAGGTATGA
- a CDS encoding acetoin utilization protein AcuC produces MWDEAVTRYDFGPSHPMDPVRLALTMGLVRAFGLDRAMEVRAAPVAGDSTLRLVHREDYVDAVREVSADPGAADGSYGLGTMDDPAFHGMHEASALIAGQSVAGAEALWNGEAEHAVNFAGGLHHAMPGGAAGFCVYNDASLAVARLLELGAERVAYVDVDVHHGDGVQAAFWDDPRVLTISLHEHPRTLFPQTGWPEETGGPGAEGSAVNIALPAGTGDEGWLRAFHAVVPELLADFRPQVLVTQHGADTHFEDPLAHLAVSLDAQRVVQEACHRLAHEYADGKWLALGGGGYAVVDVVPRSWTHLVGIAAHRPVDPQAAVPAAWRDEVYARTRQLAPARMTDGRSPSWPDWEAGYDPADRTDQAVLATRRAVFPLRGMLA; encoded by the coding sequence ATGTGGGACGAGGCGGTAACGAGGTATGACTTCGGACCGAGCCATCCGATGGACCCGGTGCGCCTGGCGCTGACCATGGGCCTGGTGCGCGCCTTCGGGCTGGACCGGGCGATGGAGGTGCGGGCGGCCCCCGTGGCCGGGGACTCGACGCTGCGGCTGGTCCACCGGGAGGACTACGTCGACGCGGTGCGCGAGGTGTCCGCCGACCCGGGCGCCGCGGACGGTTCGTACGGGCTGGGGACCATGGACGATCCGGCCTTCCACGGGATGCACGAGGCGTCCGCTCTGATCGCCGGGCAGTCCGTGGCGGGCGCGGAGGCGCTCTGGAACGGTGAGGCCGAGCACGCCGTGAACTTCGCCGGCGGGCTGCACCACGCCATGCCGGGCGGTGCGGCCGGCTTCTGTGTGTACAACGACGCGTCGCTGGCCGTGGCGCGTCTGCTGGAGCTGGGGGCCGAGCGGGTCGCGTACGTGGATGTGGACGTCCACCACGGGGACGGCGTGCAGGCGGCGTTCTGGGACGACCCGCGGGTGCTGACCATCTCCCTGCACGAGCATCCGCGGACGCTGTTCCCGCAGACGGGCTGGCCCGAGGAGACCGGTGGGCCGGGGGCGGAGGGGTCGGCGGTGAACATCGCGCTGCCCGCCGGGACCGGGGACGAGGGGTGGCTGCGGGCCTTCCACGCGGTCGTGCCGGAGCTGCTGGCGGACTTCCGGCCGCAGGTGCTGGTGACGCAGCACGGGGCCGATACGCACTTCGAGGACCCGCTCGCGCACCTGGCGGTCTCGCTGGACGCCCAGCGGGTCGTCCAGGAGGCGTGTCACCGGCTCGCGCACGAGTACGCGGACGGGAAGTGGCTGGCGCTGGGCGGCGGCGGGTACGCGGTGGTGGACGTCGTGCCGCGGTCGTGGACGCACCTGGTGGGGATCGCTGCGCACCGGCCGGTGGATCCGCAGGCGGCGGTCCCGGCTGCGTGGCGGGACGAGGTGTACGCGCGGACGCGGCAGTTGGCGCCGGCGCGGATGACGGACGGGCGGAGCCCGTCGTGGCCGGACTGGGAGGCGGGCTACGACCCGGCGGACCGGACGGATCAGGCCGTTCTGGCCACCCGTCGGGCGGTGTTCCCGCTGCGCGGCATGCTGGCCTGA
- a CDS encoding phosphatase: protein MLSTGALRAHLLAARLAGSVATSREESLRSYRLFAARDPRVMLGLDPEWGWGEGDLLRLMADKCGVSADPAHVSGPDVIDPERTVAALEAFAGRLCEAARARSPVLFGTGHPHRLLGFYAGLAEALSAAGCVVLTPAQGVSVDMTTRFGVRTHTIEYVRGVALVREPGVRLPGSATGVHTHSPLPVRVALGALAEAGGPLPELVVGDHGWVCGAGQLGVDAIGLADTDDPALFVGEAEGRVSVAVPLDDAVRADYYRPLTRYVLGRASLTGRQEWP from the coding sequence GTGTTGAGCACCGGCGCGCTGCGTGCGCATCTGCTGGCCGCCCGGTTGGCCGGGTCCGTCGCCACCTCCCGGGAGGAGAGCCTGCGCAGTTACCGGCTGTTCGCGGCGCGGGATCCGCGGGTGATGCTGGGGCTGGATCCGGAGTGGGGCTGGGGCGAGGGTGATCTGCTGAGGCTGATGGCGGACAAGTGCGGGGTCTCGGCCGATCCGGCGCACGTCAGTGGGCCGGACGTGATCGACCCGGAGCGGACGGTGGCCGCGCTGGAGGCCTTCGCGGGGCGCCTGTGCGAGGCGGCGAGGGCCAGGTCGCCCGTGTTGTTCGGGACGGGCCATCCGCATCGGCTCCTGGGCTTCTACGCCGGTTTGGCCGAGGCGTTGTCGGCGGCGGGATGTGTTGTCCTCACCCCTGCGCAGGGGGTGAGTGTCGACATGACGACGCGGTTCGGCGTACGCACGCACACCATCGAATACGTACGGGGGGTCGCACTGGTGCGGGAACCCGGCGTGCGGTTGCCCGGGAGTGCGACCGGCGTGCACACCCATTCGCCCCTGCCGGTCCGGGTGGCGCTGGGGGCCCTCGCGGAGGCCGGCGGGCCGCTGCCGGAGCTGGTGGTGGGCGACCACGGGTGGGTCTGCGGCGCAGGTCAGCTGGGTGTGGACGCGATCGGGCTGGCGGATACGGACGATCCCGCGCTGTTCGTCGGGGAGGCCGAGGGGCGGGTATCGGTGGCCGTTCCACTGGATGACGCGGTGCGAGCGGACTACTACCGACCGCTTACGAGGTACGTGCTCGGCCGCGCGAGTCTGACGGGGCGGCAGGAGTGGCCGTAG
- a CDS encoding helix-turn-helix domain-containing protein produces MAAGERPLSEVQFLTVAEVASVMRVSKMTVYRLVHNGHLPAIRVGRSFRVPENAVHEYLRESYVGVESA; encoded by the coding sequence ATGGCTGCTGGCGAGAGGCCTCTCAGTGAGGTTCAGTTCCTGACCGTGGCGGAGGTCGCCTCGGTGATGCGAGTGTCGAAGATGACCGTGTACCGGCTGGTGCACAACGGTCATCTGCCCGCAATCCGGGTGGGCCGGTCCTTCCGGGTCCCCGAGAACGCGGTCCACGAGTACCTCCGAGAGTCCTATGTGGGGGTGGAGTCGGCCTGA
- a CDS encoding 30S ribosomal protein bS22, translating to MGSVIKKRRKRMAKKKHRKLLKRTRVQRRNKK from the coding sequence GTGGGCTCTGTTATCAAGAAGCGGCGCAAGCGGATGGCTAAGAAGAAGCACCGCAAGCTGCTCAAGCGCACCCGCGTCCAGCGCCGTAACAAGAAGTAA
- a CDS encoding NAD-dependent epimerase/dehydratase family protein, translated as MGKVVLVTGAARQLGGRFVRRIQRDPDVERVIAVDAVTPPHRLGSAEFVRTDIRQSAIARVLAEHAVDTVVHLAVTGGSAGTGGAHSTVKETNVIGTMQLLGACQKSPTVRRLVVKSSTSVYGGTPRDPAVFTETTEPKSLPAGGFAKDAAEVEGYVRGFARRRPDVAVCVLRFANILGPYADSALAEYFSIPVMPTVLGYDPRLQFVHEDDVLEVLRLAAQEPRRGTLNSGTFNIAGDGVLLLSQCSRRLGRPTLPLLLPALNWVGSALRAVGATDFSPEQIRLLTHGRVVETTQMREVLGFEPLYTTAETFADFARSRGSGLLPPERVGRAVDRVAAMLNADGLDGLKDDAYAAEGAKR; from the coding sequence GTGGGGAAGGTCGTACTCGTCACCGGGGCAGCCCGGCAGTTGGGCGGTCGCTTCGTGCGCCGGATCCAGCGTGACCCGGACGTCGAGCGCGTGATCGCGGTGGACGCGGTGACACCGCCGCACCGGCTGGGATCGGCGGAGTTCGTCCGTACGGACATCAGACAGTCGGCGATTGCCAGAGTGCTGGCCGAGCACGCCGTGGACACGGTGGTGCATCTGGCGGTCACCGGGGGCAGCGCGGGCACGGGCGGCGCGCACAGCACCGTCAAGGAAACGAACGTCATCGGCACCATGCAGCTCCTCGGAGCCTGCCAGAAGTCGCCGACGGTACGGCGGCTCGTGGTGAAGTCGAGCACCAGCGTCTACGGGGGCACGCCCCGGGACCCGGCCGTCTTCACCGAGACCACGGAGCCCAAATCGCTGCCGGCGGGCGGCTTCGCGAAGGACGCCGCCGAGGTCGAGGGGTACGTACGGGGCTTCGCGCGCAGACGGCCGGACGTCGCGGTCTGCGTCCTGCGGTTCGCCAACATCCTGGGGCCCTACGCCGACTCGGCGCTCGCCGAGTACTTCTCGATCCCCGTGATGCCGACCGTGCTGGGGTACGACCCGCGGCTGCAGTTCGTGCACGAGGACGACGTCCTCGAAGTGCTGCGGCTGGCGGCGCAGGAGCCCAGGCGCGGGACGCTGAACAGCGGGACCTTCAACATCGCGGGCGACGGCGTCCTGCTGCTGTCGCAGTGCTCGCGGCGGCTGGGGCGGCCCACGCTGCCGCTGCTGCTGCCCGCGCTCAACTGGGTGGGCTCCGCGCTGCGGGCGGTCGGGGCCACCGACTTCTCGCCGGAGCAGATAAGGCTTCTCACCCATGGCCGGGTCGTGGAGACCACGCAGATGCGCGAGGTGCTCGGCTTCGAGCCGCTCTACACGACCGCCGAGACGTTCGCGGACTTCGCGCGGAGCCGGGGGAGCGGGCTGCTGCCTCCGGAGCGGGTCGGACGGGCCGTGGACCGGGTGGCGGCCATGCTGAATGCAGACGGGCTCGACGGGCTCAAGGACGACGCCTACGCGGCTGAAGGAGCGAAGCGATAG
- a CDS encoding lysophospholipid acyltransferase family protein, with amino-acid sequence MADAKVIPFGEDRPRRRIPRRVRAVPAAEPVVEERAAPEPAPAPAPDAAPGDGWDRRIAGGLAFLRRRITGDYEVDDFGYDKELTDQVLMSLMRPLYDKYFRVEVKGIENIPAEGGALIVANHSGTLPLDGLMLQVAVHDRHPAERHLRLLAADLVFMLPVVNELARKAGHTLACAEDAQRLLEAGELVGVMPEGFKGIGKPFGDRYKLQRFGRGGFVSTALRAGTPIVPCSIVGAEEIYPMVGNAKTLARLLGVPYFPITPTFPWLGPLGAVPLPTKWTIQFGEPIPTDGYAAEAAEDPMLMFNLTDQVREQIQHTLYKLLVQRRSVFF; translated from the coding sequence GTGGCGGACGCCAAGGTCATTCCGTTCGGCGAGGACCGGCCGCGGCGGCGGATCCCCCGCCGGGTGCGGGCGGTGCCCGCTGCCGAGCCGGTGGTGGAGGAACGGGCCGCTCCCGAGCCCGCCCCCGCGCCCGCTCCGGACGCGGCGCCCGGCGACGGCTGGGACCGGCGGATCGCCGGCGGACTGGCGTTCCTGCGGCGGCGGATCACCGGCGACTACGAGGTCGACGACTTCGGCTACGACAAGGAACTGACGGACCAGGTCCTGATGTCCCTGATGCGGCCGCTGTACGACAAGTACTTCCGGGTCGAGGTCAAGGGGATCGAGAACATCCCGGCGGAGGGCGGCGCGCTGATCGTGGCGAACCACTCCGGGACGCTGCCGCTGGACGGGCTGATGCTCCAGGTCGCCGTGCACGACCGCCACCCGGCGGAGCGGCACCTGCGGCTGCTGGCGGCGGACCTGGTCTTCATGCTGCCGGTGGTCAACGAGCTGGCCCGCAAGGCGGGGCACACCCTGGCGTGCGCGGAGGACGCGCAGCGGCTGCTGGAGGCCGGGGAGCTGGTCGGTGTGATGCCGGAGGGCTTCAAGGGGATAGGGAAGCCGTTCGGGGACCGGTACAAGCTGCAGCGGTTCGGTCGGGGCGGGTTCGTGTCGACGGCGCTGCGGGCGGGGACGCCGATCGTGCCGTGCTCGATCGTGGGGGCGGAGGAGATCTACCCCATGGTCGGCAACGCGAAGACGCTGGCGCGGCTGCTGGGGGTCCCGTACTTCCCGATCACGCCGACGTTCCCGTGGCTGGGGCCGCTGGGTGCGGTGCCGTTGCCGACGAAGTGGACGATCCAGTTCGGTGAGCCCATCCCGACGGACGGGTATGCCGCGGAGGCGGCGGAGGACCCGATGCTGATGTTCAACCTGACGGACCAGGTGCGGGAGCAGATCCAGCACACGCTCTACAAGCTGCTGGTGCAGCGGCGGTCGGTGTTCTTCTGA